The Vicia villosa cultivar HV-30 ecotype Madison, WI unplaced genomic scaffold, Vvil1.0 ctg.000077F_1_1, whole genome shotgun sequence genome segment AACGGCTATGAAGCAATATACAATGAGCGCAACCGATAAGGCATCGCGTGACATGGATGACCATAATCTACCTTGTTGTCGAAGAAGGTTAACCCAAGAAAACGAGAAGACGTATATGCACAACAAGGTTGATGATGATATGAACAATATGAAGAATGGATAGTTACGCTGAAATAAACACGATAAGAAGAGAAACTGTTAGATTTCAAAAGTAAACGGATATGAAAAATGCATACGGAGCAATGATGATCAAACTTACCGATCCAATACATTGACCAACCCAAGGGCAGTGATGATCAAACTTCTGAACACAGTTATTGCAAATAGAGCAATGTGAAGCGCGTGGTGGACgataaagcaaacaagtatcGCAGAACTTCACCTTCACTGTATGGCCATTGACTATCACATCCTTCACTCTAGGTAGTTTGAGGTTCGGGGTTTTGTTGTTTACCCATTCCATTGATGACGTATTTGTGCTAAATGATTCCTCCGTTTCAGGTAAATGTGTATTCCTAGGGATAATTCCTGGATCTCTACCAGATGTCAAGAAGAGAAACATAAAATTCTGCATTCAAACAGTGAAATGAAACGCGTTTCAAATATCACGAGAAAGCTATAAGCACCTATTGTTATTGATAAAGGAAAATTTATAAACTTTACCAACCCAAATTGTGAGGATCGATCCTCCAATAAGTACAAGATGGTTAAAAGTAGTATCTTCATCTTTGATTATTAACATCATTCTTATGCAGAATGTTATTGCCGGACCTCCGATCAAGAACGACGTCAAAAAAAGTGATGATGCATCTTGACCAAAGACTACTCTTCCACCAAATAGAAATTTCTGTTACAAAAATAAGCTCCATCAGATATCACTTTACATGTTTCATGTGTTTGATTGATATatacaaaatgaaacaaaaagagggaaaaaaatcatttttcccTCACTTCCAAACACTAAGTAACCCTTATGACTTGCCCCCCAAGTAACAGTATGATCGATGAAGAAATTCGACCATTCAACATCCATAAAAAGGAAAATCTTCATAATATTCCTCAGTCTACATTAATGAAAAGTCACTACATCTTAGAATATCACTTCTTATACCCTACCGGCCTAATCCTTCATAATTGTGCATTTCAACATTGAGAGCATTTTCAAGAATCAATTTTCGAACTTTTCTCTTCACATTCATCAACCTATGCTCCTCAAATACAGAATCCAACATCATCCACTAAACCAAAACTCCTCCGCCTTTTCTTATTCCAATCAACAACAGAAAAATCATCTCGAAAGACTGAAATCTTCACTCAACCAGAAAAACTCAAAATCCTAAGAAATTAGGGTACAAATACATTTCTA includes the following:
- the LOC131623662 gene encoding probable protein S-acyltransferase 3 isoform X2 gives rise to the protein MKILLLTILYLLEDRSSQFGLNFMFLFLTSGRDPGIIPRNTHLPETEESFSTNTSSMEWVNNKTPNLKLPRVKDVIVNGHTVKVKFCDTCLLYRPPRASHCSICNNCVQKFDHHCPWVGQCIGSRNYPFFILFISSSTLLCIYVFSFSWVNLLRQQGRLWSSMSRDALSVALIVYCFIAVWFVGGLTVFHLYLISTNQTTYENFRYRYDKKENPYTKGIMENFKELSCSKIPKTMVNFREWVAEEEDIQDESFTSDLEKGFISSKQKFDMDMGVYGKDGIRVPGILQDLDYNGIEDLKKKKAGANETTFDIFVPSDQELKFSQWRSKVGGNDQELKK
- the LOC131623662 gene encoding probable protein S-acyltransferase 1 isoform X1, which gives rise to MSIKSNNVLASSPSPSVVVSLEPPKNRRLYQLWKGNNKFLFGGRVVFGQDASSLFLTSFLIGGPAITFCIRMMLIIKDEDTTFNHLVLIGGSILTIWNFMFLFLTSGRDPGIIPRNTHLPETEESFSTNTSSMEWVNNKTPNLKLPRVKDVIVNGHTVKVKFCDTCLLYRPPRASHCSICNNCVQKFDHHCPWVGQCIGSRNYPFFILFISSSTLLCIYVFSFSWVNLLRQQGRLWSSMSRDALSVALIVYCFIAVWFVGGLTVFHLYLISTNQTTYENFRYRYDKKENPYTKGIMENFKELSCSKIPKTMVNFREWVAEEEDIQDESFTSDLEKGFISSKQKFDMDMGVYGKDGIRVPGILQDLDYNGIEDLKKKKAGANETTFDIFVPSDQELKFSQWRSKVGGNDQELKK